In Clostridium sporogenes, one genomic interval encodes:
- a CDS encoding lactonase family protein has translation MSSDKNDCISMVFSMTNELNNRVVAFKRDNMGTLSYPKVYRTGGNGTGLRQVDPLGSQGSIALSCDGNFLFVVNAGSNSISSFEISEWGLDLVCVVPSGGVFPNSLTINHHNLYVTNSGNPPKSPANVTGFHIESDGHLRIIKGSQRPLSSNAAQSKCISSNVCGDKLVVSEGITNNLSVYKVNSNGSLTGPIVNPSNGVGPFGSAYLNNNILLVTEVTSNALSSYKVTNNGILDIISGSVLNNQAATCWVSVNPNENHAYTSNAGSSTLTRYDINHKGILTAIESIPSTPNRTGAPIDSGIDKRGQNFYVLNGNEGSISVFEIEENGHLVLLQIFQDTKLPQIGAQGMAIL, from the coding sequence ATGTCTTCCGATAAAAATGATTGCATTAGCATGGTATTTTCTATGACTAATGAATTAAATAACCGCGTTGTTGCTTTTAAGAGAGATAACATGGGAACTCTATCTTATCCAAAAGTTTATAGAACAGGAGGAAATGGGACAGGCTTACGACAAGTGGATCCCCTAGGATCTCAAGGATCAATTGCTTTATCATGTGATGGTAACTTTCTATTTGTGGTTAACGCTGGCAGTAATAGTATAAGTAGCTTTGAGATCTCTGAATGGGGCCTTGATCTTGTTTGTGTAGTACCATCTGGTGGTGTTTTCCCTAATAGCTTAACTATAAATCACCATAATCTTTATGTAACTAATTCCGGTAACCCTCCTAAATCTCCTGCAAATGTTACTGGCTTTCATATTGAATCAGATGGACATCTTAGAATTATAAAAGGTTCTCAAAGACCATTGAGTTCAAATGCGGCTCAATCAAAATGTATTTCTTCAAATGTTTGCGGTGATAAGCTTGTTGTAAGCGAAGGGATAACAAATAATCTCAGTGTTTATAAAGTAAACTCTAATGGAAGTTTAACAGGTCCAATTGTAAATCCTTCTAATGGTGTAGGTCCTTTTGGTTCAGCTTATCTCAATAATAATATTTTGCTAGTTACTGAGGTAACTTCAAATGCATTATCATCCTACAAAGTTACAAATAATGGTATTCTCGATATTATTAGTGGTTCTGTCCTAAATAATCAAGCGGCAACTTGTTGGGTTTCAGTCAATCCTAATGAGAATCATGCTTATACGTCTAACGCTGGTAGTAGTACACTAACTCGTTATGATATTAACCATAAAGGGATTTTGACTGCAATTGAAAGTATACCAAGTACGCCTAATAGAACAGGAGCTCCAATTGATAGTGGAATAGATAAACGTGGACAAAACTTTTATGTTTTAAATGGTAACGAAGGTTCAATAAGTGTATTTGAAATTGAGGAAAATGGACATTTAGTTTTATTACAGATATTTCAAGATACAAAATTACCACAAATTGGTGCACAAGGAATGGCAATACTCTAA
- a CDS encoding response regulator transcription factor translates to MKKVLVVEDQIAIRELIAINLEMAGYEVIEASDGEMAVNYIENTYFDIILLDIMLPKLDGFSIISKIKGKGIPVIFVTAKDDVLDRVKGLKLGADDYITKPFESIELLARIEAVLRRCGKMEEVIKLKHLDIFPEQRLIKSKGEIIDITLKEYELLMLFIKNKNIALSREQILERVWGYDYFGETRTVDIHVLRIREKLNLKDCIKTVYKVGYRLED, encoded by the coding sequence ATGAAAAAAGTCTTAGTGGTTGAAGATCAGATTGCCATTAGGGAGTTAATAGCTATCAATCTTGAAATGGCTGGGTATGAGGTGATTGAAGCTAGTGATGGGGAAATGGCGGTTAATTATATTGAAAATACATATTTTGATATTATTCTTTTAGATATTATGTTACCTAAACTTGATGGCTTTAGCATAATTTCAAAAATTAAGGGCAAAGGAATACCAGTTATTTTTGTTACTGCTAAGGATGATGTATTAGATAGAGTAAAGGGGTTAAAGCTTGGAGCTGATGACTACATAACAAAGCCCTTTGAAAGCATAGAATTATTAGCCAGAATAGAAGCAGTTTTAAGGCGATGTGGTAAAATGGAGGAAGTTATAAAGTTGAAGCATTTGGATATTTTCCCAGAGCAAAGGTTAATAAAAAGTAAGGGAGAAATAATTGATATAACCTTAAAGGAATATGAGCTATTAATGTTGTTTATAAAGAATAAGAATATAGCCCTGTCTAGAGAGCAAATTTTAGAGAGAGTTTGGGGATATGATTATTTTGGAGAAACAAGAACTGTTGATATTCATGTATTGAGAATAAGAGAAAAATTAAATTTAAAAGATTGTATAAAAACAGTATATAAGGTTGGTTATAGGCTTGAAGATTAA
- a CDS encoding MBL fold metallo-hydrolase yields the protein MERNANSMIYARPDAFSSHVIKVFGKDYAVGVEPSLTNCPQIVLTKSSQIIDEELQVFSSPCGNVLKPMFNNTLYAEKNDVMMEDDFSHEQSLLITEGETTVLVGGCAHGGIVNLLNRAEELLGRPVDYVVSGFHLYDPPTKKTEPESRIDELAAKLSKHSTRYFTCHCTGETAFNRLHSLLGEQIGTISTGEVIEL from the coding sequence TTGGAGCGTAATGCTAACTCTATGATTTATGCTCGTCCAGACGCTTTTTCATCACATGTAATAAAAGTGTTTGGAAAAGACTATGCTGTAGGAGTAGAGCCATCTTTGACAAATTGTCCTCAGATAGTGCTAACTAAATCATCCCAGATTATTGATGAAGAGCTACAGGTATTTAGTAGTCCTTGTGGGAATGTGCTTAAGCCTATGTTTAATAACACTCTTTATGCTGAAAAAAATGACGTGATGATGGAGGATGATTTCTCTCACGAACAGAGTTTACTTATTACTGAAGGAGAAACAACTGTATTAGTAGGTGGTTGTGCTCATGGAGGGATTGTAAACTTATTAAACAGAGCAGAGGAGTTGCTAGGTCGTCCTGTAGACTATGTAGTGTCTGGATTTCATCTATATGATCCACCTACTAAAAAGACTGAGCCTGAAAGTCGAATTGATGAACTAGCTGCAAAGCTATCTAAACATTCAACACGCTATTTTACTTGTCATTGCACAGGTGAGACAGCTTTCAATAGACTTCATTCTTTGTTAGGAGAGCAAATAGGTACAATTTCAACAGGTGAAGTAATAGAATTATAA
- a CDS encoding sensor histidine kinase encodes MKFWKKIFIYSMVLFIIIFNGAGIFIIENIYKRGLDRTIKIAIDEHRGIEGSIYLNRDVIEKDGFFKDLQLRPFLQIAIAKYFYSDRINESALEFYDENNNLIFSNSNIKINNERMEINNAKLEERLFLIREINDKKYLFITSKIKIQNNTVKFVLIKDITYINNERIENYKVFICLDLIVFIILGLGMYFISKKVTKPILQFSQISMEIAQGNYTKRIRIKNKKDEIGELANNFNIMVQTTEETIDELKNSNEAKQRFINSLTHEFKTPLTSIIGYSDLLIKGNVNEKIKLKALNYINSEGKRLEQLCSTLVKLILLKQENLNFERVSLNECIAKACESLNLKKDSKNIIIKCEVNDVYVKGDKQLIKALLINILDNAIKASKDGGIIEIKSNSEEEKIQLVVKDYGVGMCKDELDKIKEPFYMVDKARDRQKNGLGLGLAICDDICTINHIKFNINSELNKGTEVIMEFNKEN; translated from the coding sequence ATGAAGTTTTGGAAAAAAATATTTATTTATTCAATGGTTTTATTTATTATTATATTTAATGGAGCAGGAATATTTATTATTGAAAATATATATAAAAGAGGTTTAGATAGAACTATAAAAATAGCTATAGATGAGCATAGAGGAATAGAAGGAAGTATTTATTTAAATAGAGATGTAATTGAAAAAGATGGTTTTTTTAAAGATTTGCAATTAAGGCCTTTTTTGCAGATAGCCATTGCTAAATATTTTTATAGTGATAGAATAAACGAATCTGCTTTAGAATTCTATGATGAAAATAACAATCTGATATTTTCAAATTCTAATATAAAAATTAATAATGAACGTATGGAAATAAATAATGCAAAATTAGAAGAAAGACTTTTTTTAATTAGAGAAATTAATGATAAAAAATATCTATTTATAACTTCTAAAATAAAAATACAGAATAATACAGTGAAATTTGTTTTAATAAAGGATATAACATATATTAATAATGAAAGGATAGAAAATTATAAAGTTTTTATATGTTTAGACTTAATTGTTTTTATAATACTTGGCTTGGGAATGTATTTTATTTCTAAAAAGGTAACAAAACCTATATTACAGTTTAGTCAAATATCAATGGAGATAGCACAAGGAAATTATACCAAACGAATTAGAATTAAGAATAAAAAAGATGAAATTGGTGAATTAGCAAATAATTTTAATATAATGGTTCAGACAACAGAGGAAACCATAGATGAATTAAAAAATTCAAATGAAGCAAAACAACGATTTATAAATAGTTTAACCCATGAATTTAAAACACCTCTTACTTCAATTATTGGATACTCTGATTTGCTTATAAAGGGAAATGTTAATGAGAAAATTAAATTAAAAGCATTAAATTACATAAATTCAGAAGGTAAAAGATTAGAACAGCTATGTTCTACTTTAGTAAAATTAATATTGCTTAAACAGGAAAATTTAAATTTTGAAAGAGTATCCTTAAATGAATGTATTGCAAAGGCATGTGAGAGCCTAAATTTAAAGAAAGACAGTAAAAATATAATTATAAAATGTGAAGTGAATGATGTATATGTTAAAGGGGACAAGCAATTAATAAAGGCACTATTAATTAATATTTTAGATAATGCAATAAAGGCATCAAAAGATGGAGGGATTATCGAGATAAAATCTAATTCTGAGGAAGAAAAAATTCAATTAGTGGTGAAGGATTATGGTGTTGGTATGTGTAAAGATGAACTAGATAAAATTAAAGAACCTTTTTATATGGTTGATAAAGCTAGAGATAGGCAAAAGAATGGACTTGGACTCGGATTGGCAATATGTGATGATATATGTACTATAAATCATATTAAGTTTAATATTAATAGTGAACTAAATAAAGGTACTGAAGTAATAATGGAATTTAATAAGGAGAATTAA
- a CDS encoding phosphodiester glycosidase family protein, translated as MKIWKRIIFFVIFQLVFTMLTFPVYMFYGPFKKVRNVVVTSAMGTGNHRYIAKMFFSDKKINEIIKEDTESLNGNSNVNNLNSKSVEIKNVNNDIRRMEINNSKFEGEALIIHDPKRVKVGYSSKLGQVGETTSDMAKRYKAVAAINGGGYSDVSPNGKTGGTGGIPIGIIISKGKVVYPLNKEEYKKRESCVFAIDDEGYVHIQPASIEELLNKNIKEAISFAPTLVVDGEPHISDNSLSGIHPRTAIGQKADGSIIFLVIDGRKGFKLGASIKDMQNLMLQLGAVNAMCLDGGGSTTMYYNNEVINRPSCVTGERAIPTIVYIEP; from the coding sequence ATGAAAATTTGGAAAAGAATAATATTTTTTGTAATATTTCAACTTGTATTTACAATGTTGACCTTCCCAGTATATATGTTCTATGGACCTTTTAAAAAAGTCAGGAACGTAGTAGTTACATCTGCCATGGGTACAGGAAACCATAGGTATATAGCAAAAATGTTTTTTAGTGATAAAAAGATAAATGAAATAATAAAAGAAGATACAGAGAGTTTGAATGGCAATTCAAATGTTAATAATTTAAATAGTAAAAGTGTAGAAATTAAAAATGTAAACAATGATATTAGAAGAATGGAAATTAATAATTCTAAATTTGAAGGCGAGGCATTAATTATACATGATCCTAAGAGAGTGAAAGTAGGATATTCTTCTAAACTTGGACAAGTAGGTGAGACTACTTCTGATATGGCCAAAAGATATAAGGCTGTAGCAGCAATAAATGGTGGAGGATATTCAGATGTATCTCCCAATGGAAAAACTGGAGGAACTGGAGGAATTCCAATAGGGATTATAATATCTAAAGGCAAGGTAGTTTATCCCCTAAATAAAGAGGAATATAAAAAGAGAGAAAGTTGTGTTTTTGCAATAGATGATGAGGGGTATGTACATATACAACCGGCTTCCATAGAGGAGTTATTAAATAAAAATATAAAAGAAGCTATATCATTTGCTCCAACATTAGTTGTTGATGGTGAGCCACATATTTCAGATAATTCATTATCTGGAATTCATCCAAGAACTGCAATAGGTCAAAAAGCGGATGGAAGTATTATATTTCTTGTAATAGATGGTAGAAAAGGATTTAAACTTGGTGCATCTATTAAGGATATGCAAAATCTTATGTTACAGCTCGGTGCTGTAAATGCAATGTGTCTTGATGGTGGAGGATCTACAACTATGTATTATAATAATGAAGTTATTAATAGACCTTCTTGTGTTACTGGGGAAAGGGCTATACCTACAATTGTATATATAGAACCCTAA
- a CDS encoding helix-turn-helix domain-containing protein gives MLKESDMVQDHELLNKIASIQKCDKDEYRTIYKMDCPNGVGTMTVYKVFTGIELIINEFQSTTCLCNVPAYDNIIEINHCEEGRQECEILNGSYLYLGEGDLSINTMNNCAHTMGFPLKYYKGISVLLYLDEVARDVPEILQDISIDIYGLKEKFCINNECFVMRANDKIKNIFSELYYVPESVQKAYFKLKVLELLMFLNIIDVSKKRQGEYYSHQQVETIKQIKKLITEDFKHRYTIQELAKEYCISQTTLKTYFKGIYGSSIAAYMKEYRMKKAAVMLRETSNSVADIAISVAYQSQSKFAASFKEIIGISPFEYRKKCLAEANTSH, from the coding sequence GTGTTGAAAGAGAGTGATATGGTACAAGATCATGAGCTTTTAAATAAAATAGCATCCATTCAAAAATGTGATAAGGACGAGTATAGAACTATATATAAAATGGATTGTCCAAATGGGGTAGGAACCATGACAGTTTATAAAGTATTTACTGGTATTGAGTTAATCATTAATGAATTTCAATCCACAACCTGTTTGTGTAATGTACCAGCCTATGACAATATTATAGAAATCAATCACTGTGAAGAAGGTCGGCAGGAATGTGAGATTTTAAATGGTTCTTATTTGTATTTGGGTGAAGGTGATCTTTCTATCAATACTATGAATAATTGTGCTCATACCATGGGATTTCCGCTGAAATATTATAAAGGAATTTCTGTTCTATTATATTTAGATGAAGTTGCAAGAGATGTGCCAGAAATTTTACAAGATATATCTATTGATATTTATGGACTTAAAGAAAAGTTTTGCATTAATAATGAATGCTTTGTCATGCGGGCAAATGATAAAATTAAAAATATTTTTTCTGAACTCTACTATGTACCGGAATCTGTTCAAAAAGCATATTTTAAGTTAAAAGTTTTAGAATTACTTATGTTCTTGAATATAATAGATGTTTCAAAAAAGAGGCAAGGAGAATATTATTCCCACCAACAGGTTGAAACCATTAAGCAAATTAAAAAGCTAATTACGGAAGATTTCAAACATAGATATACAATCCAAGAGCTTGCAAAAGAATACTGTATTAGCCAAACTACGTTGAAAACATATTTTAAAGGTATTTATGGCTCTTCAATCGCTGCATATATGAAAGAATACCGAATGAAAAAGGCTGCGGTAATGTTAAGGGAAACATCAAATAGCGTGGCTGATATTGCAATAAGTGTTGCATATCAAAGTCAAAGTAAATTTGCAGCTTCTTTTAAAGAAATTATTGGGATAAGCCCTTTTGAATATAGAAAAAAGTGCTTAGCAGAGGCAAATACTTCTCATTAA